Proteins from one Chroicocephalus ridibundus chromosome 16, bChrRid1.1, whole genome shotgun sequence genomic window:
- the ARHGEF16 gene encoding rho guanine nucleotide exchange factor 16: MSRSPPGSSGDEETFFLEYRCHPLRPEPPSPTSPAGKSSCAAAPDATSLSALGSPTSAEPRRIVLSTDSPAALKVGTQQLIPRSLAVSSKTKNSPSRHQSLGAAGSSREPPGHDPKRASVPSLSPEEEVEDDGGGALKRNLRNMSYRAAMKGPGAELEPANAVPLLKPVSEEGSARPDRSPGRNKRTFGRRRVQKRGGSFKDQPRLYQEIRERGLNSVSHESDDDLLDESIPEEPSPPGATIVVQSYRPAQVTWSQLPEVLDSGILQKISPEERKRQEAMFEIITSEYSYMHSLSVLVRHFMRSEELKGTMTQMEHHHLFSNISDILTVSTSFFEALEKRHQENLLIPDISDIVEEHASNHFTPYVSYCSNEVYQQRTLQMLLTTNPLFKEALKQIERKPECGGLPMISFLILPMQRVTRLPLLLDTVCQKTKACTAAYGAATRALKAISKLVKNCNDGARSMERTEQMYTLQKQLEFGKKKPFPLISASRWLRKRGELYLLLSEEAGIFRRGAGRLCYLFLFNDVLIITKKKSEESYTVMNYATLDQVTVEKMENAEPPSPPPGKAGSGGTARGAAGGHLLRVVMERDSEGRREEVVLSAETLSDRARWIAALMHREKEKPDTTPKGELSQVEITRAYLAKEADEISLQQADVVLVLGGEDGWCWGERLRDGERGWFPQSCARQITSRTAVECNVRRMERLRIETDV, from the exons ATGTCTCGGAGCCCCCCTGGCAGCTCGGGGGACGAAGAGACCTTTTTCCTGGAGTACCGATGCCACCCGCTGCggccagagccccccagcccgaCCTCCCCCGCTGGGAAGAGCAGCTGTGCCGCGGCGCCCGATGCCACCTCGCTCTCGGCACTGGGCTCTCCCACCTCGGCTGAGCCGCGCCGCATCGTCCTCAGCACGGACAGCCCGGCCGCCCTGAAGGTGGGAACCCAGCAGCTGATCCCCAGAAGCTTGGCCGTCTCCAGCAAGACCAAGAACAGCCCCTCCCGGCACCAGAGCCTTGGGGCGGCCGGGTCCAGCCGGGAGCCCCCGGGCCACGACCCAAAGCGGGCGtctgtccccagcctctccccggaggaggaggtggaggatgATGGAGGGGGGGCCCTCAAGCGCAACCTGAGGAACATGTCCTACCGCGCGGCCATGAAGGGCCCGGGTGCGGAGTTGGAGCCGGCGAACGCCGTCCCCTTGCTGAAACCCGTGTCAGAGGAGGGCAGCGCCCGGCCTGACCGCAGCCCCGGCAGGAACAAG AGAACCTTTGGGCGGAGGCGGGTGCAGAAGCGTGGCGGCTCGTTCAAGGACC AGCCCCGGCTGTACCAGGAAATCCGTGAGAGAGGTCTGAACTCCGTCAGCCATGAGTCAGATGACGATTTGCTGGACGAGTCCATCCCAGAAGAGCCGTCCCCACCGGGTGCCACTATCGTGGTGCAGAGCTACCGCCCGGCGCAGGTGACCTGGAGCCAGCTCCCGGAG GTGCTGGACTCTGGCATCCTCCAGAAGATCTCGCCCGAGGAGCGCAAGCGGCAGGAG GCAATGTTTGAGATCATCACTTCTGAGTACTCCTACATGCACAGCCTGAGTGTCCTGGTGCGCCACTTCATGCGGTCGGAGGAGCTGAAGGGGACCATGACTCAGATGGAGCACCACCACCTCTTCTCCAACATCAGCGACATCCTGACGGTCAGCACAAG CTTCTTTGAAGCCCTAGAGAAGCGACACCAGGAAAACCTCCTCATTCCTGACATCAGTGACATCGTGGAAGAACACGCCTCGAACCACTTCACTCCCTACGTCAGCTACTGCTCCAATGAAGTCTACCAGCAGAGGACTCTCCAGATGCTGCT AACCACAAACCCCTTATTTAAAGAGGCCTTGAAACAAATTGAAAGGAAACCAGAATGTGGAGGCCTGCCAATGATATCCTTTCTCATTCTCCCTATGCAGAGGGTAACGCGGCTTCCCCTGCTGTTAGAT ACTGTCTGtcaaaaaacaaaagcatgcaCTGCAGCGTACGGAGCTGCCACCAGAGCTCTGAAAGCCATCAGCAAG CTGGTGAAGAACTGCAACGACGGAGCGCGCAGTATGGAGAGGACAGAGCAGATGTACACCCTGCAGAAACAGCTggaatttggaaaaaagaag CCTTTCCCGCTGATCTCTGCGTCCCGCTGGCTGCGGAAGCGGGGGGAGCTGTACCTGCTGCTGTCGGAAGAGGCGGGCATCTTCCGCCGAGGCGCCGGCAGGCTCTGCTACCTCTTCTTGTTCAATGACGTCCTGATCATCACCAAGAAGAAGAG CGAGGAGAGCTACACTGTCATGAACTACGCCACGCTGGACCAGGTCACGGTGGAGAAGATGGAGAACGCCGagccgccttcccccccgcccgGCAAGGCGGGGAGCGGTGGCACGGCCCGCGGCGCGGCTGGCGGGCACCTGCTGCGCGTGGTGATGGAGAGGGACAGCGAGGGCAGGCGGGAGGAGGTCGTGCTGTCGGCGGAGACGCT GAGTGACCGGGCCCGGTGGATTGCTGCGCTGATGCACCGAGAAAAGGAAAAGCCGGACACCACTCCTAAAGGAG AGCTGAGCCAAGTGGAGATCACCCGCGCCTACCTGGCTAAAGAGGCGGACGAGATTTCCCTGCAGCAGGCGGACGTCGTCCtggtgctggggggagaggaCG GCTGGTGCTGGGGTGAGCGGCTCAGGGACGGCGAGCGGGGCTGGTTTCCCCAGTCCTGCGCTCGGCAGATCACCAGCCGCACGGCCGTGGAGTGCAACGTCCGACGGATGGAGCGGCTGCGGATAGAGACCGACGTGTAG